Proteins encoded within one genomic window of Triticum aestivum cultivar Chinese Spring chromosome 2D, IWGSC CS RefSeq v2.1, whole genome shotgun sequence:
- the LOC123052489 gene encoding 54S ribosomal protein L24, mitochondrial, translating into MPEDLTEPNHTRTRVAPTTHGKTSQATGLRRRRRRHRSIRNSQSKMSFRAREIYKKVVRRVGGEGKLPAEVMDTVKNILPNSKVVMGRAKRGIFAGRHIQFGNKVSEDGGNKSRRNWKPNVQEKRLFSYIHDRHIRVKVTTHALRCIDKAGGIDEYLLKTPYNKMDTEMGIAWKAKIEKMYSELAGMEVGFFPPKEEAKIEQGFEEVRSAKREFRSESRRALGVAKQSQLEATKADDDETTEVVDTNEEVSDVAEKS; encoded by the exons ATGCCGGAAGATCTCACGGAGCCAAACCACACCCGCACCAGAGTCGCCCCCACCACGCACGGGAAAACCTCGCAGGCaaccggcctccgccgccgccgccgccgccatcgaagCATCAGAAACAGCCAGAGTAAGATGTCGTTCCGGGCGCGGGAGATTTACAAGAAGGTGGTGCGCCGCGTGGGCGGGGAGGGGAAGCTGCCGGCGGAGGTGATGGACACGGTGAAGAACATACTCCCGAATAGCAAGGTCGTCATGGGCCGGGCCAAGCGCGGCATCTTCGCCGGCCGCCACATCCAGTTCGGCAACAAGGTCTCAGAGGACGGCGGCAACAA GTCAAGGCGAAACTGGAAGCCAAACGTTCAGGAGAAACGTCTTTTCAGTTATATTCATGACAGACACATTAGAGTCAAAGTAACCACTCATGCACTACGGTGCATTGACAAAGCTGGCGGGATCGATGAATACCTCCTGAAGACACCTTACAACAAAATGGATACTGAGATGGGAATAGCCTGGAAGGCAAAGATTGAGAAGATGTATTCAGAGCTAGCTGGGATGGAAGTTGGCTTCTTCCCTCCCAAGGAAGAGGCTAAGATAGAGCAGGGTTTCGAGGAGGTTCGATCGGCCAAGAGAGAGTTCCGCAGCGAATCAAGAAGGGCTTTGGGTGTGGCAAAGCAGAGTCAGCTAGAAGCAACTAAAGCTGATGATGACGAAACAACTGAAGTCGTGGATACAAATGAAGAGGTGTCTGATGTCGCAGAGAAGTCTTAG
- the LOC123052491 gene encoding oxygen-evolving enhancer protein 3, chloroplastic: MAQTMASMTGLSQGVRLPGPAGRRASRFIVRASSAEAEAAGRRAVLGLMASGVVGSAFAQVVHAGTVAAIKVGPPPPLSGGLPGTDNSDEARDFDLPLKNRFYLQPLPPAEAAVRAKESAQDILNLKPLIDKKQWPYVMNDLRLRASYLRYDLKTVISSKTTKEEKKDLKDLTGKLFATLDGLDHAAKIKSPTEAEKYYGETKTVLGDVLAKLG; this comes from the exons ATGGCGCAAACCATGGCGTCCATGACCGGCCTGTCGCAGGGCGTGCGTCTCCCAGGCCCGGCCGGCAGGCGCGCCAGCAGGTTCATCGTGAGGGCGTCGTCGGCGGAGGCGgaggccgccggccgccgcgcggtCCTTGGCCTCATGGCCAGCGGAGTCGTCGGCAGCGCGTTCGCTCAGGTGGTGCACGCCGGCACCGTCGCGGCCATCAAGGttggcccgccgccgccgctctccggTGGACTCC CCGGAACGGACAACTCCGACGAGGCAAGGGACTTCGACCTGCCCCTGAAGAACCGGTTCTACCTGCAGCCGCTGCcaccggcggaggcggcggtccgGGCCAAGGAGTCGGCCCAGGACATCCTCAACCTCAAGCCGCTCATCGACAAGAAGCAATGGCCGTACGTCATGAACGACCTCCGCCTGAGGGCCTCCTACCTGCGCTACGACCTCAAGACCGTCATCTCCTCCAAGACCACCAAGGAGGAAAAGAAGGACCTCAAGGACCTCaccggcaagctcttcgccaccctcGACGGG ctTGACCATGCAGCCAAGATCAAGAGCCCCACCGAGGCCGAGAAGTACTACGGAGAGACCAAGACCGTTCTTGGCGATGTCCTCGCCAAGCTAGGCTAG